Proteins found in one Podarcis muralis chromosome 5, rPodMur119.hap1.1, whole genome shotgun sequence genomic segment:
- the C5H1orf52 gene encoding UPF0690 protein C1orf52 homolog isoform X2 gives MAAAEGKDPLGFFAAYGASDDSSDSAGSDSEGDEGPGSGRGGEAKGPPPLPRGSPEGRPRLPGPDELFRSVHRPAFLYNPLHKEIDWESRVLRAPEEPPKEFKAWTTHAVPPPETYSVKEAKPPPPPELDMAIKWSNMYEDNGDDAPRNPNKVNFLPAEEEQEHVESDDEKDEPASFKKRKLDPEEQMRKKKQ, from the exons ATGGCAGCTGCGGAAGGGAAGGACCCGCTGGGCTTTTTCGCCGCTTACGGGGCCAGCGACGACAGCTCGGACAGcgcgggctcggactcggaaggcGACGAAGGGCCCGGCTCGGGCCGCGGCGGGGAGGCCAAAGGGCCGCCTCCTCTGCCCAGGGGGAGCCCCGAGGGCAGGCCGCGCTTGCCAGGGCCCGACGAGCTGTTCCGCAGCGTCCACCGGCCGGCCTTCCTCTATAACCCGCTGCACAAGGAGATCGACTGGGAGAGCCGGGTCCTGCGAGCTCCCGAGGAG CCTCCAAAAGAGTTCAAGGCATGGACGACACATGCTGTTCCGCCCCCTGAAACTTATAGTGTCAAAGAAGCAAAGCCACCGCCACCTCCTGAGCTTGATATGGCAATCAAATGGTCCAATATGTATGAAGATAATGGTGATGATGCTCCAAGGAATCCAAACAAAGTTAACTTCTTACCAGCAGAAGAGGAGCAAGAGCACGTAGAATCAG ATGATGAAAAAGATGAACCTGCTTCGTTTAAGAAACGCAAGCTAGACCCTGAGGAGCAGATGAGAAAAAAGAAGCAGTGA
- the C5H1orf52 gene encoding UPF0690 protein C1orf52 homolog isoform X1, whose product MAAAEGKDPLGFFAAYGASDDSSDSAGSDSEGDEGPGSGRGGEAKGPPPLPRGSPEGRPRLPGPDELFRSVHRPAFLYNPLHKEIDWESRVLRAPEEPPKEFKAWTTHAVPPPETYSVKEAKPPPPPELDMAIKWSNMYEDNGDDAPRNPNKVNFLPAEEEQEHVESDSEKDFVYKKALLGRKQENSRMFDKHTVFQNI is encoded by the exons ATGGCAGCTGCGGAAGGGAAGGACCCGCTGGGCTTTTTCGCCGCTTACGGGGCCAGCGACGACAGCTCGGACAGcgcgggctcggactcggaaggcGACGAAGGGCCCGGCTCGGGCCGCGGCGGGGAGGCCAAAGGGCCGCCTCCTCTGCCCAGGGGGAGCCCCGAGGGCAGGCCGCGCTTGCCAGGGCCCGACGAGCTGTTCCGCAGCGTCCACCGGCCGGCCTTCCTCTATAACCCGCTGCACAAGGAGATCGACTGGGAGAGCCGGGTCCTGCGAGCTCCCGAGGAG CCTCCAAAAGAGTTCAAGGCATGGACGACACATGCTGTTCCGCCCCCTGAAACTTATAGTGTCAAAGAAGCAAAGCCACCGCCACCTCCTGAGCTTGATATGGCAATCAAATGGTCCAATATGTATGAAGATAATGGTGATGATGCTCCAAGGAATCCAAACAAAGTTAACTTCTTACCAGCAGAAGAGGAGCAAGAGCACGTAGAATCAG ACTCAGAAAAGGACTTTGTCTACAAGAAGGCATTGTTGGGACGCAAgcaagaaaacagcagaatgttTGACAAACACACAGTGTTCCAAAATATCTGA